CCATCGCAACATTGGCGACCGATGTCAGATGCAATGCGGGGATGAAGGCGACCATTCCGAGCGCCGAGCAGCAGGTAGCGACAAACCACGATCGTCTCAAGACGCGTGGATGAAACGCTGCGTCACCGCGCATCAAGGCCGCTCCGCCGACCGCGATCGCCCCAAAGAAGCTGCGCCAGAAGAGAATTGTCCAGACGTCGAGTGTCACGAGCAGACCCATAAACAATCCGGCGGTGCTCCAAAGCATGGCTGCCCCGAGGATGTAGAACGTTCCCAGTTGCTGAACCTTCATGCGCCTACTCCGATGGACGGTTCCTGGCAGAGGAGCGCGTAGTGACGGGGACAACTTGATCCGAGCCGAACCAGTAGCTCTTGTGGGATTGTACCGGCTGCCCTTGCCATCGCTTCGACAGACAAACGAGGGCCCAGAAACTCGACAGCCCGCCCCGGCCTGCACAGAGCTAGGGGAACATCGCTGAGATCTATCGCGACATACTCCATGGCGACGCGGCCAACGACAGGAACCATGTATGAGCCGATCGCCGCGGCGATGGCGTTTCCCGCCGACCAGGGCAGGCCAACCGCGTAGCCCAGGGCGACGATACCAATACGCATGGAATGTGCGGCGCGAAAACTCGCGGCATATCCGACCGCCTCGCCGCGCTGGACGGTCCTGACATCGGCAAGGCGCGCAAAGAGCTGCACAACGGGCAGAAGAGGGTTTGGTTCTACGCGTGCATTGTTTAGTCCAAAGAGCGCGGACCCTGCTCGAACAAGATCGAAATGGAAGCTCTGATCGAGCCAGACAGCAGCCGAGGCAGCCAGGCTGCGCCTTCGCGGATCGAGCACTTGGCACATCGCTACGAAGCGGTCTCGTTGCAGACGGTTTGTGGGGTCATTGCGGGCATCAGCGCATGCGAGGTGGCTAATCACAAGATCAGGTGGGCGTTGCGAGCTGTGCACAAGGGCCCGTGCCTCGGTGAATGTAAGGCCGAAGCGTGAAAAGCCGGTATCGACGTTGATGACCAATTCAGGAAGTTGACGGGACGCAACGAGCGCGTCGGCCAGAGAATGGCAAACGGGGGTCAAGCGGAGGCTGAGACATGTTTCCAACTCGCTCTCTTGGGCCCCTGAGAGGATATAGATATGAGGCAGGTTTGCGAGCGTTCGGCGAACGTGAACCGCCTCGCGAAGGTTAGCGACAAAAATGCTCTTGCAGCCCGCTGCGACGAGGGTTGGAACGATCAGGTCGATACCCAAGCCATAGGCATCACTTTTGACCACGGCGGCGATTTCCGTGTCCGACCCAACCAGCGATCTTAGACGGTGAAAGTTTGCTCCAATCGCTGAGACGTCGATTCGCAGTTCTGCTGACATGGACGACAACCTGAAGGGATATTAAAATATTGTTGCAATCTACGGTAAAATGCTCCAGATTGCTATCTAGAAATGTGAAGGCCTATTAAATTCGTCTCTTGGTTGCTGTCAAAATTGGAGGAGATCGCAATGACTGCGAGTAGGAAAACACCCCGTATTCTCATTATCGGTAGCGGTGTGCTGGGTGGCGATGTTCTTGATTTTCTGCTTCAGAGCGGGCGGGACTATGCGTTGACTGTCGGCGCTCGAAGACTCGAAACCGCGTTGCTGCGGGTTAATCTCGCGCGCTATACAGCGATGAATCTCGGCCGTGAGCCACAGGTCGATATCATGCCTCTCGATTTGATGAACATCGAGCAGACGGCCGAGCGCTTGGACAAGCTCAAGCCCGACATCATTTTCAATGCGGCCACGTTACACAGTTGGTGGGTTATCACCAAACTACCGTCTGAGGCATACAAGTGTCTGGACATGGCGCGTGGGGGCGTGTGGACGCCCATGCACCAGGTCCTCGTGCGTCGCCTGATGAAGGCAGTGCGACTTGCTG
This genomic stretch from Rhizobium favelukesii harbors:
- the alr gene encoding alanine racemase, whose translation is MSAELRIDVSAIGANFHRLRSLVGSDTEIAAVVKSDAYGLGIDLIVPTLVAAGCKSIFVANLREAVHVRRTLANLPHIYILSGAQESELETCLSLRLTPVCHSLADALVASRQLPELVINVDTGFSRFGLTFTEARALVHSSQRPPDLVISHLACADARNDPTNRLQRDRFVAMCQVLDPRRRSLAASAAVWLDQSFHFDLVRAGSALFGLNNARVEPNPLLPVVQLFARLADVRTVQRGEAVGYAASFRAAHSMRIGIVALGYAVGLPWSAGNAIAAAIGSYMVPVVGRVAMEYVAIDLSDVPLALCRPGRAVEFLGPRLSVEAMARAAGTIPQELLVRLGSSCPRHYALLCQEPSIGVGA